Proteins from one Arthrobacter sp. DNA4 genomic window:
- a CDS encoding globin domain-containing protein, with protein sequence MLSDKSRPVIEATLPLVGSRIGSITPNFYARLFAAHPELMDGLFSRSNQRSGNQQQALAGSIAAFATHLVNNPGTLPETVLSRIAHRHASLGITEPQYQVVYEHLFGAIAEDLAEVITPEIAEAWTEVYWLMADALIKLEKGLYAAQANDKMWMPWRVAAKTPAGTGSMTFTLEPADDTPVTPALPGQYISVKVAVADGLRQVRQYSLSGDAGTSRTFTTKLDDGGEVSPVLHNTVQVGDVVEISNPYGEITLKEGDGPVVLASAGIGCTPTASILRSLAESGSDRQVLVLHAESTLDSWALRSQMTDDVERLDGAELQLWLEKPVDGAKQGFMTLREVDLPADASLYLCGPLPFMKNIRNEAINAGIPATRIHYEVFGPDIWLAS encoded by the coding sequence ATGCTCTCGGACAAGTCCCGCCCCGTCATTGAGGCCACCCTGCCGCTGGTCGGCTCCAGGATCGGATCCATCACCCCCAACTTCTACGCCCGCCTTTTCGCGGCGCACCCCGAATTGATGGATGGACTGTTCAGCCGCTCCAACCAGCGCTCCGGCAACCAGCAGCAGGCCCTGGCCGGGAGCATCGCCGCTTTCGCCACCCACCTGGTGAACAACCCGGGCACCCTGCCGGAGACGGTCCTTTCCCGCATCGCCCACCGCCACGCCTCCCTTGGCATCACCGAGCCGCAGTACCAGGTGGTCTACGAGCACCTGTTCGGCGCCATCGCCGAGGACCTGGCCGAGGTCATCACGCCCGAGATCGCCGAGGCCTGGACCGAGGTGTACTGGCTGATGGCCGATGCCCTGATCAAGCTCGAGAAGGGCCTTTACGCAGCCCAGGCCAATGACAAGATGTGGATGCCGTGGCGCGTGGCGGCCAAGACCCCCGCAGGAACCGGGTCCATGACCTTCACCCTGGAGCCCGCGGATGACACCCCCGTCACCCCGGCCCTTCCCGGACAGTACATCAGCGTCAAGGTTGCCGTTGCGGACGGCCTGCGCCAGGTCCGCCAGTACTCCCTTTCCGGCGATGCGGGCACCAGCCGCACCTTCACCACCAAGCTGGACGACGGCGGCGAGGTCTCCCCCGTGCTGCACAACACTGTCCAGGTGGGCGACGTCGTCGAGATCTCCAACCCCTACGGCGAGATCACACTCAAGGAGGGCGACGGCCCCGTGGTCCTGGCCTCCGCCGGCATCGGCTGCACCCCCACCGCCTCCATCCTCCGTTCCCTCGCGGAGTCGGGCTCCGACCGCCAGGTCCTGGTGCTCCATGCCGAAAGCACCCTGGACAGCTGGGCCCTGCGCAGCCAGATGACGGACGACGTCGAACGCCTCGACGGTGCCGAACTGCAGCTCTGGCTGGAGAAGCCGGTGGACGGCGCCAAGCAGGGATTCATGACGCTGCGGGAAGTGGACCTCCCGGCCGACGCCTCCCTGTACCTCTGTGGCCCGCTGCCGTTCATGAAGAACATCCGCAACGAGGCCATCAACGCCGGGATCCCCGCGACCCGGATCCACTACGAGGTCTTCGGCCCGGACATCTGGCTCGCCAGCTGA
- a CDS encoding RecQ family ATP-dependent DNA helicase: protein MANNQYASTVSATAVADTAGPDGPGTATHAEALEVLRGLVGNPGAVFHDGQFEAIEALVDGGRRALVVQRTGWGKSAVYFVASLLLRRRGAGPTLIVSPLLALMRDQVAAAARAGVRAVAINSANQLEWDAVREQLAADQVDVLLVSPERLTNPAFRETQLPELLRRTGLLVIDEAHCISDWGHDFRPDYRRIADLITRLPDTVPVLATTATANSRVVHDIEEQLGAGVLTIRGSLGRDSLRLGVLSLPNSKERLGWLLTHLADLPGSGIIYTLTVSAAEDTARLLSEAGHNVLAYTGRTDPADRERAEQLLKDNQVKALVATSALGMGFDKPDLGFVVHLGAPSSPVAYYQQVGRAGRGAANADVLLLPGSEDREIWQYFATASMPSEEKAAAVLTALAEAGTALSTVALEARVDLRRTPLELLLKVLSVDGAVERVGGGWRSTGQPWVYDAERYSRIAEARVDEQDSMVIYQDTAGCRMEYITSVLDDETARPCGRCDNCAGQWFPADVAADATAAANQTLSRAGGVLEPRLQWPSGMDRLGVPVKGKLKPAEGLSEGRVLARLTDLGWGGALRELFAAGAEDRPVDQGMLQACVQVLREWGTGDGRNPGWSGVGRLTAIVGVPSRGKPQLVGSLARGISEIGRIPYLGDLQLAHSGPTGGRGGNSAYRLAGVWDRLVVGPELEAALQSIQGQPVMLIDDLTDSRWTLTVAGRALRQAGAGAVLPLVLAQAG, encoded by the coding sequence ATGGCCAATAACCAGTACGCTTCCACAGTTTCCGCCACCGCCGTTGCAGATACGGCAGGCCCGGACGGTCCGGGGACCGCCACGCATGCCGAAGCGCTGGAGGTCCTGCGCGGCCTGGTGGGGAACCCGGGCGCCGTCTTCCACGACGGCCAGTTTGAAGCAATCGAAGCATTGGTCGACGGCGGGCGGCGGGCCCTGGTGGTCCAGCGCACCGGCTGGGGCAAGTCGGCCGTGTACTTCGTGGCATCCCTGCTGCTGCGCCGCCGGGGGGCCGGGCCCACACTGATCGTCTCGCCCCTGCTGGCCCTGATGCGTGACCAGGTGGCTGCCGCCGCCCGGGCAGGGGTCCGTGCGGTGGCCATCAACTCAGCCAACCAGCTGGAGTGGGACGCTGTCCGTGAGCAGCTGGCCGCGGACCAGGTGGACGTCCTGCTGGTGTCCCCGGAACGGCTCACAAATCCGGCGTTCCGGGAAACCCAGCTGCCCGAGCTGCTCCGCCGTACCGGCCTGCTGGTCATCGACGAGGCGCACTGTATTTCGGACTGGGGCCACGACTTCCGCCCCGATTACCGCCGGATCGCTGACCTCATCACCCGGCTGCCGGACACGGTGCCGGTCCTGGCCACCACCGCCACGGCCAACTCACGGGTGGTGCACGATATCGAAGAGCAGCTCGGCGCCGGGGTCCTGACCATCCGGGGCTCCCTGGGCCGCGACTCACTGCGGCTGGGAGTCCTGTCGCTGCCCAATTCCAAAGAGCGGCTGGGGTGGCTGCTGACCCACCTGGCAGACCTCCCCGGCAGCGGCATCATCTACACCCTGACCGTCTCCGCCGCGGAGGACACCGCCCGGCTGCTTTCCGAAGCGGGGCACAATGTGCTCGCCTACACCGGGCGGACCGACCCGGCGGACCGGGAACGGGCAGAGCAGCTCCTGAAGGACAACCAGGTCAAGGCGCTGGTGGCCACCTCCGCACTCGGCATGGGCTTTGACAAGCCCGATCTTGGTTTCGTCGTCCACCTGGGCGCACCGTCCTCACCGGTGGCCTATTACCAGCAGGTGGGCCGCGCCGGCCGTGGGGCCGCGAACGCCGACGTCCTGCTGCTGCCCGGCTCCGAGGACCGGGAGATCTGGCAATACTTCGCCACCGCGTCCATGCCGTCCGAGGAGAAGGCAGCGGCCGTGCTGACTGCTCTGGCCGAGGCGGGCACCGCGCTGTCAACGGTGGCGCTTGAAGCCCGGGTGGACCTTCGCCGCACTCCGCTTGAGCTGCTGTTGAAGGTCCTGTCCGTGGACGGAGCGGTGGAGCGGGTCGGCGGCGGCTGGCGCTCCACGGGCCAGCCTTGGGTCTACGACGCCGAGCGCTACAGCCGCATTGCGGAGGCGCGGGTGGACGAGCAGGACTCCATGGTCATCTACCAGGACACGGCCGGTTGCCGGATGGAGTACATCACGTCGGTCCTGGACGACGAGACAGCCCGCCCCTGCGGCCGGTGCGACAACTGCGCCGGTCAGTGGTTCCCTGCGGATGTGGCCGCCGATGCCACGGCGGCGGCCAACCAGACCCTGAGCCGGGCGGGCGGTGTCCTGGAGCCGCGTCTTCAGTGGCCCAGTGGCATGGACCGTCTTGGGGTGCCGGTGAAGGGGAAACTCAAACCGGCTGAGGGCCTCTCGGAGGGGCGCGTCCTGGCCCGCCTGACGGACCTCGGCTGGGGCGGCGCCCTGCGGGAACTGTTTGCCGCGGGCGCGGAGGACCGGCCCGTGGACCAGGGCATGCTCCAGGCCTGCGTCCAGGTACTGCGCGAGTGGGGGACCGGCGATGGCCGGAACCCGGGATGGAGCGGAGTGGGCAGGCTTACCGCCATCGTGGGTGTGCCGTCGCGGGGCAAGCCCCAGCTCGTGGGCTCGCTGGCCCGGGGAATCTCGGAAATCGGGCGCATCCCCTACCTTGGTGACCTGCAGCTGGCCCACAGCGGGCCCACCGGGGGCCGCGGCGGCAACAGCGCATACCGGCTGGCAGGGGTATGGGACCGGCTGGTGGTGGGCCCGGAGCTCGAAGCGGCCCTGCAGTCAATCCAGGGCCAGCCGGTGATGCTCATCGACGACCTCACCGACAGCCGGTGGACCCTCACCGTCGCGGGGCGCGCCCTTCGGCAGGCCGGGGCGGGAGCGGTTCTGCCCCTGGTGCTGGCCCAGGCCGGCTGA
- a CDS encoding phosphomannomutase/phosphoglucomutase has product MTSEQTTTFDLSASFKAYDVRGIVGESITAEIVEAVGAAFVDVLQLEGQTIVVGGDMRPSSPEFSKAFANGAATRGANVELLDLISTDELYFACGFLNRAGATFTASHNPAEYNGIKMAKAGAVPISSETGLKEIQALAEQYLNSGSIPATGARGLISVRDVLKDYSEYLRKLVDLSASRPLKVVVDAGNGMAGLTTPAVLGDALLPKLPFDIVPLYFELDGSFPNHPANPLEPENLRDLQAAVIEHGADIGLAFDGDADRCFVIDEKGEPVSPSAITGMVARREIARAKAQGEETPSIIHNLLTSRAVAELVEHDGGRAVRTRVGHSFIKAVMAKEGAVFGGEHSAHFYFRDFWNADTGMLAAMHVLAALGEQDGPLSDLAREYEPYVSSGEINSEVEDKPAAVERVRQAFADEDLTIDNLDGSTFTANDGSYWFNLRPSNTEPFLRLNAEATDRATMERVRDRVLSLVRA; this is encoded by the coding sequence GTGACTAGCGAACAGACAACGACATTTGATCTCTCGGCATCCTTCAAGGCCTACGACGTCCGTGGGATTGTGGGCGAGTCGATCACCGCCGAAATCGTCGAAGCCGTGGGGGCCGCGTTCGTGGATGTCCTGCAGCTCGAAGGCCAGACCATCGTGGTGGGCGGCGACATGCGCCCCTCCTCCCCCGAGTTCTCCAAGGCCTTCGCCAACGGAGCGGCAACCCGGGGTGCCAACGTGGAGCTCCTGGACCTGATCTCCACCGACGAGCTGTACTTCGCCTGCGGCTTCCTTAACCGCGCCGGAGCCACCTTCACCGCCAGCCACAACCCTGCCGAATACAACGGCATCAAGATGGCCAAGGCAGGCGCCGTTCCCATCTCCTCCGAAACCGGCCTCAAGGAGATCCAGGCCCTCGCGGAGCAGTACCTCAACTCCGGTTCCATCCCCGCGACCGGCGCCCGCGGCCTGATCAGCGTCCGCGACGTGCTCAAGGACTACTCCGAGTACCTCCGCAAGCTCGTCGACCTCTCCGCCTCCCGCCCCCTGAAAGTCGTGGTGGACGCAGGCAACGGCATGGCCGGCCTGACTACCCCGGCGGTCCTGGGTGACGCGCTGCTGCCCAAGCTGCCCTTCGACATCGTTCCGCTGTACTTCGAACTGGACGGCTCCTTCCCCAACCACCCGGCCAACCCGCTGGAGCCGGAAAACCTCCGCGACCTGCAGGCCGCTGTGATCGAGCACGGGGCGGACATCGGCCTTGCCTTCGACGGCGACGCCGACCGCTGCTTCGTCATTGACGAGAAGGGCGAGCCCGTCTCACCGTCGGCCATTACCGGCATGGTGGCCCGCCGCGAAATCGCCCGCGCCAAGGCCCAGGGCGAGGAAACGCCCAGCATCATCCACAACCTGCTCACCTCCCGCGCCGTCGCGGAACTGGTGGAGCACGACGGCGGACGCGCGGTCCGCACGCGGGTGGGCCACTCCTTCATCAAGGCAGTCATGGCCAAGGAAGGCGCCGTGTTCGGCGGCGAGCACTCCGCGCACTTCTACTTCCGCGACTTCTGGAACGCTGACACCGGCATGCTGGCCGCCATGCACGTCCTGGCGGCGCTGGGCGAGCAGGACGGCCCGCTTTCCGACCTGGCCCGAGAATACGAGCCCTACGTCAGCTCCGGCGAGATCAACTCCGAGGTGGAGGACAAGCCGGCAGCGGTGGAGCGCGTGCGCCAGGCGTTCGCGGACGAGGACCTCACCATCGACAACCTGGACGGCAGCACGTTCACGGCGAACGACGGCAGCTACTGGTTCAACCTGCGCCCGTCCAACACCGAACCGTTCCTGCGGCTCAACGCCGAGGCCACGGACCGGGCCACCATGGAACGCGTCCGCGACCGCGTCCTTTCGCTGGTGCGGGCCTAG
- a CDS encoding phosphoenolpyruvate carboxykinase (GTP) → MGDLAQKPLLEKAPTTHAGLLAWVEEVAELTQPDRIYWVDGSEEENTRLTDELVAAGTLTRLNQDLFPNSFAAFSDPADVARVEEQTFICSENERDAGFTNNWMDPREMKDKLRGLFAGSMRGRTMYVIPFVMGHLDAEDPKFGVEITDSAYVVASMRIMANIGTAVLDKITATNAFFVPALHSLGAPLAPGQEDVAWPCNPDKWIVHFPEERSIWSFGSGYGGNALLGKKCYALRIASVMARDEGWLAEHMLILKLTSPEKKSYYMSAAFPSACGKTNLALLDPTIEGWEVETLGDDITWMRIGKEGELRATNPEAGLFGVAPGTGWGTNPNAMRAIAKGHSIFTNVALTDDGGVWWEGMTDEVPAHLTDWEGNSWTPDSDKLTAHPNSRFCTPISQIDMLAEEYYSPEGVELSAILFGGRRKTTVPLVTQARSWTNGIFMGSTLSSETTAAAAGQVGVLRRDPMAMLPFIGYDAGDYLKHWISVSGKANPERLPHIFLVNWFRRTADGDFAWPGFGDNARVLKWAIERLEGKADAVETPIGYVPAGHSLDLTGLDLTHAHVEDAVRVDRGEWDTELASIEEWYAKFGDSLPEALRSELDSLKERMAKH, encoded by the coding sequence ATGGGCGATCTGGCGCAGAAGCCGCTGCTTGAGAAAGCACCCACCACACATGCCGGCCTGCTGGCATGGGTCGAAGAGGTTGCTGAGCTTACGCAGCCGGACCGCATCTACTGGGTTGACGGCTCCGAGGAGGAAAACACCCGCCTCACGGACGAGCTTGTTGCTGCCGGCACCCTGACCAGGCTCAACCAGGACCTGTTTCCGAATTCCTTCGCCGCGTTCTCCGACCCTGCCGACGTAGCCCGCGTTGAGGAGCAGACCTTCATCTGCTCCGAAAACGAGCGGGACGCCGGCTTCACCAACAACTGGATGGACCCGCGGGAGATGAAGGACAAGCTGCGCGGCCTGTTCGCCGGTTCCATGCGCGGCCGCACCATGTACGTCATCCCGTTCGTCATGGGGCACCTCGACGCCGAGGACCCCAAGTTCGGCGTCGAAATCACGGACAGCGCCTATGTCGTTGCGTCCATGCGCATCATGGCCAACATCGGCACCGCAGTGCTGGACAAGATCACCGCGACCAACGCCTTCTTCGTTCCGGCCCTGCACTCCCTGGGTGCCCCCCTGGCGCCGGGCCAGGAAGACGTGGCATGGCCCTGCAACCCGGACAAGTGGATTGTCCACTTCCCCGAAGAGCGGTCCATCTGGTCCTTTGGCTCCGGCTACGGCGGCAACGCCCTGCTCGGAAAGAAGTGCTACGCCCTGCGCATCGCCTCGGTCATGGCGCGCGACGAAGGCTGGCTGGCGGAGCACATGCTCATCCTCAAGCTCACCTCGCCGGAGAAGAAGTCGTACTACATGTCCGCAGCCTTCCCCTCGGCCTGCGGCAAGACCAACCTTGCCCTGCTCGACCCCACCATCGAAGGCTGGGAAGTTGAGACCCTGGGCGATGACATCACCTGGATGCGAATCGGCAAGGAAGGCGAACTCCGCGCCACCAACCCGGAAGCAGGCCTCTTCGGCGTGGCCCCCGGCACCGGCTGGGGCACCAACCCCAACGCCATGCGCGCCATTGCCAAGGGCCACAGCATCTTCACCAACGTGGCATTGACCGACGACGGCGGTGTCTGGTGGGAGGGCATGACGGACGAAGTGCCCGCGCACCTGACCGACTGGGAGGGCAACTCCTGGACGCCGGACTCGGACAAGCTTACCGCACACCCGAACTCCCGGTTCTGCACCCCGATCTCGCAGATCGACATGCTGGCTGAGGAGTACTACAGCCCCGAAGGCGTGGAGCTGTCAGCCATCCTCTTCGGCGGACGCCGCAAGACCACCGTTCCGCTGGTCACTCAGGCGCGCAGCTGGACCAACGGCATCTTCATGGGCTCCACCCTTTCCTCCGAGACGACGGCCGCTGCCGCCGGGCAGGTCGGCGTGCTCCGCCGCGACCCGATGGCCATGCTGCCCTTCATCGGCTACGACGCCGGCGACTACCTGAAGCACTGGATCAGCGTCTCCGGAAAGGCCAACCCCGAACGCCTGCCGCACATCTTCCTGGTGAACTGGTTCCGCCGCACCGCCGACGGTGACTTTGCCTGGCCTGGCTTCGGCGACAACGCCCGCGTCCTCAAGTGGGCCATCGAGCGCCTAGAGGGCAAGGCCGACGCCGTGGAGACCCCGATTGGATACGTTCCTGCCGGGCACTCGCTGGACCTCACCGGCCTGGACCTGACCCACGCCCACGTGGAGGACGCCGTCCGCGTTGACCGCGGGGAGTGGGACACGGAGCTTGCCTCCATCGAGGAGTGGTACGCGAAGTTCGGCGACTCGCTGCCTGAGGCCCTGCGCTCCGAGCTTGATTCCCTCAAGGAGCGGATGGCCAAGCACTAG
- a CDS encoding Rrf2 family transcriptional regulator produces the protein MKINAFADVSLRALMVLAAVPDGTLLTTQSIADSVGTPYNHVSKAMARLRTMGLIEVVRGRSGGSRLSHAGRIATVGQILRQLDSRTDPADCVSPAGNCPLINECRLRGALARAREAFYAELDSVVIGDLPQARQMAPVFQMIGLRPGL, from the coding sequence ATGAAGATCAATGCCTTCGCTGACGTGAGCCTGCGGGCACTCATGGTGCTCGCAGCGGTTCCGGACGGCACGCTGCTCACCACCCAGAGCATCGCGGACTCGGTGGGGACACCGTACAACCACGTGAGCAAGGCCATGGCCAGGCTGCGGACCATGGGCCTGATCGAGGTAGTGCGCGGCCGGTCCGGCGGTTCGCGGCTCAGCCATGCGGGACGCATCGCCACGGTAGGCCAGATCCTGCGGCAGCTTGATAGCCGCACAGATCCCGCGGACTGCGTGTCTCCCGCCGGCAACTGCCCCCTGATCAACGAGTGCAGGCTGCGTGGCGCCCTGGCCCGTGCGCGGGAAGCTTTTTACGCCGAGCTTGATTCCGTGGTGATCGGGGACCTTCCCCAGGCCCGGCAGATGGCGCCGGTCTTCCAAATGATCGGCCTCCGCCCGGGCCTCTGA
- a CDS encoding GNAT family N-acetyltransferase, with amino-acid sequence MAPGLAVRRAVAADVERLAQVHVRCWQETYRGMLSDAFLAAVDPAGRLRLWQHLLDRAEPAEAWVACDGGTVVGFAGSRRLPAPGSPEGHPQPASGDLELWGLYLLASHQGLGLGALLLDAAIGSRAASLWVAAANSQAIGFYRRFGFAPDGAEDVLPEWEDLPEIRMVRSAQG; translated from the coding sequence ATGGCACCCGGTCTGGCGGTACGGCGGGCCGTTGCCGCGGATGTGGAGCGGCTGGCCCAGGTACACGTGCGCTGCTGGCAGGAGACCTACCGGGGCATGCTGTCCGATGCCTTCCTCGCCGCCGTGGACCCCGCGGGCCGGCTGCGGCTCTGGCAGCACCTTCTGGACCGGGCCGAACCTGCCGAGGCGTGGGTGGCGTGCGACGGCGGGACGGTGGTGGGGTTTGCCGGTTCACGCCGCCTGCCTGCCCCCGGTTCCCCGGAAGGGCATCCGCAGCCTGCCTCCGGAGACCTGGAGCTGTGGGGGCTGTACCTGCTGGCCTCGCACCAGGGTCTTGGCTTGGGCGCCCTTTTGCTGGACGCGGCCATCGGCTCCAGGGCGGCGAGCCTCTGGGTGGCAGCCGCCAACAGCCAGGCCATCGGTTTCTACCGCCGATTCGGCTTTGCACCGGACGGCGCAGAGGACGTCCTGCCTGAGTGGGAGGACCTGCCGGAGATCCGGATGGTCCGCTCGGCGCAGGGCTGA
- a CDS encoding MFS transporter, with the protein MAAPSNPHHPDGAQTAWNPRLALLVAAAFFMEFLDGTVLTTAIPSISADFAIPAADVNITMTAYLLTVAIGIPLSGWLAERFGARRIFCTAIAVFTLSSLACALSQDLATLTLSRIAQGAGGAMMVPVGTLVVLRGTPKSELLRATAFLVWPGLLAPVLAPLVGGALTTYLSWHWIFLVNLPLGVAAFVASLRLVPAVAGDPGRRLDWPGMLLTTVGVGALVTGLELASSHPGLPWAGVSAAAGIAALAGAVLWMRRAPHPLFNLHVFRTRTFRAMATGGFVYRVTISSVPFLLPLMFQAGFGWSPLHAGALVAAVFVGNIGIKPATTPLIRKFGFRAMLVFASLASAVTFALCAFLTPETPVALMAALLVCSGAFRSIGFSAYASVQYADIPPEQLTSANTVSATLVQLGTGSGIAIAALLIRTFEGLSTAVQDPAGPFRGAFLAMAVLMLASTVDSILLPRHAGAAVSRPGPAPGAEPLPPRPAEGRAPRR; encoded by the coding sequence ATGGCGGCACCCAGCAACCCACACCACCCGGACGGCGCCCAGACGGCATGGAATCCGCGCCTGGCACTCCTGGTGGCGGCAGCGTTCTTCATGGAATTCCTGGACGGCACGGTCCTCACCACCGCCATTCCCAGCATTTCGGCGGACTTTGCCATCCCCGCCGCCGACGTCAACATCACCATGACCGCCTACCTGCTGACGGTTGCCATCGGCATTCCCCTCAGCGGCTGGCTGGCGGAACGGTTTGGCGCCAGGCGGATCTTCTGCACTGCCATCGCGGTGTTCACCCTGTCATCCCTGGCGTGTGCGCTCAGCCAGGACCTGGCCACCCTGACCCTGAGCCGCATCGCCCAGGGTGCCGGTGGCGCCATGATGGTGCCGGTGGGAACCCTGGTGGTGCTGCGCGGCACCCCGAAGTCCGAGCTGCTGCGCGCCACCGCGTTTCTGGTGTGGCCCGGGCTCCTGGCACCCGTACTCGCGCCACTGGTGGGCGGGGCGCTCACCACGTACCTGTCGTGGCATTGGATCTTCCTGGTCAACCTTCCGCTTGGGGTAGCCGCCTTCGTGGCGTCCCTGCGGCTGGTTCCGGCGGTGGCCGGAGATCCCGGCCGGCGGCTGGACTGGCCCGGCATGCTCCTGACGACGGTTGGCGTCGGTGCCCTGGTGACTGGTCTGGAGCTCGCCAGCAGCCACCCAGGACTGCCATGGGCGGGAGTCAGCGCTGCAGCCGGGATCGCGGCACTGGCCGGGGCGGTCCTGTGGATGCGCCGGGCTCCGCATCCGCTCTTCAACCTGCACGTCTTCCGCACCAGGACGTTCCGGGCCATGGCCACGGGCGGGTTCGTGTACCGGGTCACCATCAGCTCCGTCCCCTTCCTGCTGCCGCTGATGTTCCAGGCGGGGTTCGGCTGGTCACCGCTGCACGCCGGCGCCTTGGTGGCAGCAGTGTTCGTTGGAAACATCGGGATCAAGCCGGCCACCACACCGTTGATCCGGAAGTTCGGTTTCAGGGCGATGCTGGTGTTCGCCTCGCTGGCATCAGCCGTGACGTTCGCCCTCTGTGCCTTCCTGACACCGGAAACCCCGGTGGCTTTGATGGCCGCACTGCTGGTGTGCAGCGGCGCCTTCCGCTCCATCGGTTTTTCGGCCTACGCCTCGGTCCAGTACGCGGACATTCCCCCGGAGCAGCTGACCTCCGCCAACACCGTGTCCGCCACGCTGGTGCAGCTCGGCACAGGCTCCGGCATCGCCATCGCTGCCCTGCTGATCCGGACCTTCGAGGGCCTGTCCACCGCGGTTCAGGATCCGGCCGGCCCTTTCCGCGGCGCTTTCCTGGCGATGGCCGTCCTGATGCTGGCAAGCACCGTGGACAGCATCCTGCTCCCCCGGCACGCGGGGGCAGCAGTCAGCCGGCCTGGGCCAGCACCAGGGGCAGAACCGCTCCCGCCCCGGCCTGCCGAAGGGCGCGCCCCGCGACGGTGA